Within Micavibrio sp. TMED2, the genomic segment GGAGATCGTCGCACCCAACAGCCTGCCGAATGATGGCAAGGTGATCGACGACATCCGCAACTACGAGGCCTGAGCGATAGTGGCCCGGCCCGGTCAGTTGGCCGAGGCAGTACTGAGATTGTCCCGATAGCGATGCCAGATGCCCATTTGCTGCTGGCGGGCCTGATGCTCGGCAGCACGGTACAGATTATCAAAGCTCTGGCTCGGATTGTCGTCATCAAAGGCGGCACGCAATCTGGCGTCATTGTCATCACGTATCGGTTGTCGCGTTATCAGCCCTGCGGACAGCAACTGGAACCCGATGTCATGATTGAACGCTGATTGCGATTGCCCGACGTCAGTTGTTTCATCTGCATCGGGCGGCAGCCAGCAACGGCCCAAGGGGTTTGACTTGTCAGCATCAACGACATCACAAATCAGCTGAAAATGCTTGTCCTCAAGGATGGATGTCAGGCTTGTCACTAGCCATTGCGGATCAACGAAGGCGGGCTGCGTATCGACGCCTGCCAGTGTCAGGTCGATGATCTCCGGCACTTCATGAGGCATCTTGCCATTATGGCGTTCAACCACGAGACGCAGTGATATGCCGTTATAGCCTCCCGTAATCATGGGGCGGTGCAGCGGGGCGTAACCGAAGGATGGTGGGGCGTGGGTATTAATCGGTTGATCGCTCAAAACCTTGCCTTCGACACGGACCATGTTCACGACATCATCCGATGAGCGCACGGATCGGCTGGATCCCGGAAGCTTTATGGCCGGATTGATCCATATGTCCTGATAAATACTGACAGGCTTCATGCCCTGCGCATTGTTATAGGCTGTTACCTGATGATCGGCTCTTTTGAAGCCTGTATTCAACTCCCGGACGATCAGCGTGGCAGCTGCGATCCAGAACATGCCAGCCAAGACAATAAGGTGCTTTTGCATTACCGGGCTCCTGATTTGATTGCTGCATTGAGATACAGCCCGCTCAGGCTGATCGGTGGCTGTTCGGGCGCGAATGCCCATGTCGGCATTGGCTTGATACCGTCGGGACTGAAGAAACCGGCAAAGCCGTTCTCGATTATCTTCAGGGCAATATCGGTGCTCGGGTTATAGACCGGCATTTCGGCGGGCAGGGTTTGGCCGAGGCCGGAGCAGCTGAAGCTACCGGTGCTGCGTTCCCAACAGGCAACCCAAGGGCCATATTCATGCAGCAGATCAGTGACCGCAGCGCGGGCATACAGATCGTTGAGCGCATTATGCGTGGTGGAGATGCCCCAGATTTGCACAATATTTCTGTTGCCGTATCTCCGGCCTTCACCCTGAAAATCTGAGAGATACAGGCTGGATGGCGAGATCGCCTCGGCCCGGGCAACAATCATATCATCACGACACTGGTTCAGTGTCGTGGCGCACCAGGCATCTTTACGTGCGATATTGTCGGCGATCTTTTTCTCGAACCGGCGCAGCTCGAAAACAAACATGACATAGCCGACGACAAACAGTGCCGTGGCACCGATAGCCATGATGCCGAGCAATCGTCGAAAGCGCATCCCCTTGTCCCCCGTTCAACCATGGTTGAAGATCCTTGCTGTAGAGTGGGACGCCGCATCGGGGGATATTCTTGGGTGCGGATTATGCGGACTTGTTTTTGGGCGTCTCCACCTTGAGGTCATAGAGCCTGCCGCCGGTGGCCTGGGCCACAACATCGGTGCGCAGGAACATCCACATCCGGGGCGAGCCCGCCGGGAACCACGCGTTGTGGAACGTCATCATATCCTTGTCGATATAGGTTTTCAGCTTCTGGCGATGGCCGAAGGGCGGTACGCCATCGGCGTCATAACCGACCACTTGCCGCATGAACTTCTCGTCCGGGCGTTCCAGTTCCTCGCCGGTGATCTTGAGCAGTTTACGCAGGCTGACCTGATTTTTGCCGCTGATGATGATCAGGTGACCATCGCCGGTGCGCCGTCCTTTCAGAACCAGTGTGCGTCCGATCTGGCGAACCCCGGCCCGCAGTCTGAGCGCAACCTGTGTCGGGTCACGTACCGGGTCCGGGAATACCCGGTGTACCAGTGTCAGGCCAAGGCCCTTGAGAACCGATTCAATCACCCCGGTATCGGCGGGCAACTCCTCGGTCAGTGGTCTGCCCTCATAGACGAAATCATCGTTGGTTTCGTGACGGGCCGTATCTCGCATATCATTCATCGATCCATTCCCTTTCTGGGATCACACCGGCATTTCAAACAGGCCGGATCGCTGTTCTGATATGAAGCGTAGCGGACAATTATTGATGATCCGTTAGTGCCACGTCCGGGCGGAACGGACTTCGTTAAGCAATGGGATGCTTGCCTGTCCGGGCGAAGCACAATAAGAGCCTTGGGCATGACGGATATTCTGATCTCAACCGAGCAGCTTGTGGTTGGTCGTGGCGGCATGGCCCTGACCCAACCGCTCGACCTCAGCCTTGCCCGTGGCACGATCTGGCAACTGACCGGCCCGAACGGGGTTGGCAAGACCAGCCTGCTGCGTGTGCTGGCCGGGCTGCTGCCGGCCCTGCTCGGCGAGTTGCGCCACGGGTTCGGCGGACCGGCCGAGACGGTCAGGGCTTTTGATCCGTTCTGGATGGCACAGATCGGCTGGCTTGCCGTGCAGCCGGGGCTGAAGCCCGGCCCGACCGTCGCCGAACATCTGCGCCGGACCGCGCGGCTCGCCGGTTTACCGGCTGTTGCCGATGATGCGCTGCTGGCGCGCTGGGGGCTGACGCCCTTGCGCGACCGTCCGGTGCAGTATCTCTCGCAAGGCCAGCGCCGCCGGGTCGATCTCGCCCGGCTGTGTCAGCAGGACCGACCGATCTGGGTGCTTGATGAACCAACAGTGACGCTTGATGCCGATGCCCGCGATGCACTCATGACCGCGCTTGGCGAGCATCGGGAGCGCGGTGGCCTCACGGTTCTGGCGAGCCACGAGGTGCTGCCACTCGATGATATCCGCATGCTTGATCTGGCGGTGGCGGCATGAACCGGGAGCTTGGCATTGCATCTTTCGCCCCTTGGTGGCTGCTGCTGGTTCGGCTGATCGGGCGGGAAATGCGCACGCTCTGGCAGCGCCGGGGCGATGCCGCGACCGTATTTATCTTTTATTTTCTGGTGCTGGTGCTGGCGCCTCTCGGCCTCGGACCGGCCAGCGCGACGCTGCGCGGCGTCGCACCCGGTCTGGTCTGGATCGCCGCCCTGCTGGCGGTCACCATGGCGGTGGAGCGCGGTATCCGCAGCGATCACAGCGATGGCTCACTCGAACAGTTGCTGTTTACTGGTGCCAGTGCCGAATTGATCATCACGGCCAAGATCGTGACCTGCTGGATTGTCACCATCATGCCGCTGGTTCTGGTCTCGCCGGTGATTTTTGCGCTGCTTGCGGTGCCGCCTGCTGTTATGCTCCCCGGTGCGCTGGCGCTGTTGCTTGGCGGACCGGCGCTGGTCACCATTGGCATGGCCGGATCGGCACTGACCGCAGGTACCCGTCAGGGCGGGGCATTACTCGCCCTGCTGCTGTTCCCGCTGCAACTGCCGGTGCTGATATTCGGTGCCGCCGCGATCCAGCGCAGCCTGCTGGGTGAGGTGGCGGTTACCGAGCTGCAGATACTGGCGGCACTCTGCCTCGGCAGCCTGCCTGTCGCGATTGCTGCCGGTGGCGCGGCAATACGTGCCTTGATCCGGGACAGTGCTTGATGCTCAAAACACCGACCGCCATGTTCTTTTTGTGATTTGATGAGATAACCCGAGCCCATGCACCGCTTCGCCAACCCAGCACGGTTCCAGAAACTGACCGCACCGGTCCTGCCGGTTCTGTGGCTGCTGGCGGCTGGCCTGATTGCTGTGGGCCTCTATCTGTCGCTGTTCGGGTCACCGCCGGATTACCAACAGGGCGACAGTGTCCGCATCATGTATGTGCATGTGCCTGCCGCCTGGATGGCGCTGTTTGTCTATGCCACCATGGCCGGTGCGGCGATTTCTGGCTATGTCTGGCGGCACCCGCTGGCTGATCTCTATATGCGCGCTGCGGCACCGGTGGGGGCTTGCTTTACCGCCATCTGCCTGATTACCGGTGCGATCTGGGGCCAGCCGATCTGGGGCGTCTGGTGGGTATGGGATGCCCGGCTGACTTCGGTTCTGATCCTGTTTTTCCTCTATCTAGGGTTTCTGGCGCTGGTCGATGCCTTCGATCAGCCCCAGCGCGGCGATGCCGCCGGGCGGATACTGGTCCTGCTCGGCTCGATCAACCTGCCGATTATCAAGTTCTCGGTCGACTGGTGGAATACCCTGCATCAACCGGCCAGCATCACCCGGCTCGACAGCCCGGCGCTTCACAGCAGCATGATCTGGCCGCTGATGATCATGGCGCTCGGTTTCATGGCGCTGGGCGGTGCGCTGATCCTCATGCGGCTGAAGGGCGAACTTGCGCGCCGTCGCTGGCAGATGCGGATGCAGCGTCAGGCAATGCAGGGCGCGGCACAGGTGACGGTCGGGGCCGAAAATACCGGGCAGGCCTG encodes:
- a CDS encoding heme exporter protein CcmB; protein product: MNRELGIASFAPWWLLLVRLIGREMRTLWQRRGDAATVFIFYFLVLVLAPLGLGPASATLRGVAPGLVWIAALLAVTMAVERGIRSDHSDGSLEQLLFTGASAELIITAKIVTCWIVTIMPLVLVSPVIFALLAVPPAVMLPGALALLLGGPALVTIGMAGSALTAGTRQGGALLALLLFPLQLPVLIFGAAAIQRSLLGEVAVTELQILAALCLGSLPVAIAAGGAAIRALIRDSA
- a CDS encoding heme ABC exporter ATP-binding protein CcmA, yielding MTDILISTEQLVVGRGGMALTQPLDLSLARGTIWQLTGPNGVGKTSLLRVLAGLLPALLGELRHGFGGPAETVRAFDPFWMAQIGWLAVQPGLKPGPTVAEHLRRTARLAGLPAVADDALLARWGLTPLRDRPVQYLSQGQRRRVDLARLCQQDRPIWVLDEPTVTLDADARDALMTALGEHRERGGLTVLASHEVLPLDDIRMLDLAVAA
- a CDS encoding heme transporter HemC — translated: MHRFANPARFQKLTAPVLPVLWLLAAGLIAVGLYLSLFGSPPDYQQGDSVRIMYVHVPAAWMALFVYATMAGAAISGYVWRHPLADLYMRAAAPVGACFTAICLITGAIWGQPIWGVWWVWDARLTSVLILFFLYLGFLALVDAFDQPQRGDAAGRILVLLGSINLPIIKFSVDWWNTLHQPASITRLDSPALHSSMIWPLMIMALGFMALGGALILMRLKGELARRRWQMRMQRQAMQGAAQVTVGAENTGQA